One genomic segment of Clostridium estertheticum subsp. estertheticum includes these proteins:
- a CDS encoding DUF6106 family protein, with amino-acid sequence MDNFYEQLLTTSKTTTYKLASGSTYVFGLIGLFSASVNMIFAILLIALAVACYFYKSKLYVEYEYQFTNGEIDIEKILEMKKRKKVTTFNIKEVDLLALNDSDFVKDYSNKPNSIVKCYPTTAKGPIYVAMITEGKDKMQLMFMPDEKFINHCFKYNPRAVKK; translated from the coding sequence ATGGATAATTTTTATGAGCAACTTCTAACAACATCTAAAACGACTACTTATAAACTAGCAAGTGGATCAACCTATGTATTTGGATTAATTGGACTATTTTCCGCTAGTGTAAATATGATTTTTGCTATATTACTAATTGCTTTGGCTGTAGCATGTTATTTTTACAAATCAAAATTATATGTAGAATATGAATATCAATTTACAAATGGTGAAATTGATATAGAAAAGATATTGGAAATGAAAAAAAGAAAAAAGGTCACTACTTTTAATATAAAAGAGGTAGATCTTTTAGCTCTTAATGATAGCGATTTTGTAAAAGATTATTCAAATAAACCTAATTCTATAGTAAAATGCTATCCCACAACCGCAAAAGGACCAATATATGTTGCAATGATTACAGAAGGAAAAGATAAAATGCAATTGATGTTTATGCCTGATGAAAAATTTATTAATCATTGTTTTAAATATAATCCAAGGGCAGTAAAAAAGTAA
- the ymfI gene encoding elongation factor P 5-aminopentanone reductase has translation MSLKGKVAIVTGASRGIGKGIAMELAKNGCCLVINYKSNDEEAEKTYKEIRELGAYVLMIKGDVSNYEFAKQMVKTTVEKLGKIDILINNAGISKVGLFMDQEPSSWNNILDVNLKGTINCSHNAVKEMIKQKSGSIINMSSMWGEVGASCEVIYSASKGAINAFTKSLAKELAPSNIRVNAIAPGVIDTEMNKWLSEDERTNLINEIPMMKFGEISDVAMLVTFLASENSKYITGQVITIDGGFL, from the coding sequence ATGAGCTTAAAAGGGAAAGTTGCAATAGTTACAGGAGCATCTAGAGGAATAGGCAAAGGAATTGCTATGGAACTTGCCAAAAACGGGTGTTGTCTTGTGATAAATTATAAAAGTAATGATGAAGAGGCTGAAAAAACTTATAAGGAAATTAGAGAACTAGGGGCTTATGTCTTAATGATTAAAGGTGATGTAAGCAATTATGAGTTTGCAAAGCAGATGGTAAAAACCACTGTTGAAAAATTAGGGAAAATAGATATTTTAATAAATAATGCAGGAATCTCGAAGGTTGGTTTATTTATGGATCAGGAGCCTAGCTCGTGGAATAATATTTTAGATGTAAATTTAAAGGGTACTATTAACTGTTCTCATAATGCCGTAAAAGAAATGATAAAACAAAAGAGCGGTAGCATAATTAATATGTCTTCAATGTGGGGAGAGGTTGGTGCTTCTTGCGAGGTTATTTACTCTGCATCTAAAGGAGCAATTAATGCTTTTACAAAATCATTAGCTAAGGAACTTGCACCTTCTAATATTAGAGTAAACGCTATTGCACCAGGGGTTATAGATACAGAAATGAATAAGTGGCTAAGTGAAGATGAACGTACAAATTTAATAAATGAAATACCTATGATGAAATTTGGAGAAATTTCAGATGTTGCTATGCTTGTAACGTTTTTAGCAAGTGAAAACTCAAAATATATTACAGGACAAGTAATAACTATAGATGGAGGATTCTTATAG
- a CDS encoding phosphatase PAP2 family protein, giving the protein MQVEIIKYVQTIISPFWDTFFQLVTMTGEESFYIIAAAIIFWCVNKKFGYKLGFALLTSTIANIILKDMINAARPIGVTGIRSLRIETATGQSFPSGHTQGATTFWISCIIKVKRKWIYIVGILAIILVSISRLYLGLHYPRDVIGGIVIGIICVIISNYIFDYAEETKKAWVLMIIIVPTLIGMILFREKTYYTIAGTVLGFFIGYILESRYVLYEVRSSILKQLMKLVFGLAILVTLKGMLKVILPLNIFSDFLRYVVIGLWITVGAPCIFKKFIR; this is encoded by the coding sequence ATGCAGGTAGAAATTATAAAATATGTACAAACTATTATATCTCCATTTTGGGATACATTTTTTCAACTAGTTACAATGACTGGAGAGGAATCTTTTTATATTATTGCAGCTGCCATAATATTTTGGTGTGTAAATAAAAAATTTGGGTATAAATTAGGTTTTGCATTACTTACAAGTACAATAGCAAACATTATTTTAAAAGATATGATTAATGCAGCTAGGCCAATAGGAGTGACTGGAATAAGGTCGCTTAGAATAGAAACAGCTACAGGACAATCTTTTCCAAGTGGTCATACACAGGGGGCTACGACATTTTGGATTTCTTGTATTATTAAAGTGAAAAGAAAGTGGATTTATATAGTTGGAATTTTAGCAATCATTTTAGTGAGTATTTCAAGGCTCTATCTTGGACTTCATTATCCAAGAGATGTAATTGGTGGAATAGTAATTGGAATAATATGTGTTATTATTTCTAATTATATTTTTGACTATGCAGAGGAAACCAAGAAAGCATGGGTATTAATGATAATTATTGTACCTACACTTATTGGAATGATACTCTTTAGAGAAAAAACATATTATACAATAGCAGGAACGGTATTAGGATTTTTTATTGGATATATATTAGAGTCCCGATATGTGTTGTACGAAGTTCGAAGTAGTATATTAAAGCAACTGATGAAATTGGTATTTGGATTAGCAATTCTCGTGACCTTAAAAGGTATGTTAAAGGTAATTCTTCCACTTAATATATTTTCTGACTTTCTTAGATATGTTGTAATTGGATTGTGGATCACAGTGGGAGCACCGTGTATTTTTAAAAAATTTATTAGGTAG